From the Ciconia boyciana chromosome 28, ASM3463844v1, whole genome shotgun sequence genome, one window contains:
- the LOC140644674 gene encoding uncharacterized protein: MQPGPRASGTPHVPPWGQKGTQASGPHGTHSAPWTQNGPQASGPPKSSSAPQMQPASGTPHVPLWGQKGTQASGPHGTSPAPQLPKGPQVSGPHGTPHIPPRTKKGPQAPGPHGAPVAPWGQKGPHASGPHGAPVAPWAQKGTQLSGPHGSPPAPQLPEGPQASGPPGTPPAPQLPESPPAPRPPSPSPAGGDGDLGALGRELGVLLGGHPGGLSLFQLRAAYRAAFQRPLPLGAAASARLRLRQLPHVLRLRGCGVQTRVLPHGTGARPGGGPTARGAPGEGTPRAASPGRDASPPPSPTPDVSPGGVAARDASPSLVTSPDVAPPVSPGGVTTRGVSPSLVPSRVTPWDASPPVSPSLVTSHVTPWDASPPVSPSLVTSRVTPWDASPSLVTSHDMSPPVSPFASPGGVTTRDTSLSLVTSPDVSPPVSPSLVTSRVTHWDVSPSLVTSPDVSPPVSPFASPGGVTTQGVSLSLVTSRVTHWDVSPPVSPSLVTSRVTHWDAFPSLVTSPVSPPVSPSLVTSRVTRWDASPSLVASPDVSPPMSPFASPGSVTTRDTSLSLVTSHDMSPPVSPFASPGGVTTRGVSPSLVPSRVTHWDVSPPVSPSLVTSRVTRWDASPSLVTSPDVSPPVSPASVTPPDASPLASPTFVTGRAWSPAPRAVPRPGPNKAL; this comes from the exons GCCGGGGCCCCGGGCGTCTGGCACCCCACACGTCCCCCCATGGGGACagaaggggacccaggcgtccgggccccACGGGACCCATTCAGCCCCATGGACTCAGAATGGACcccaggcgtccgggccccCCAAGAGCTCTTCAGCCCCACAGATGCAGCCGGCATCCGGCACCCCACACGTCCCCCTGTGGGGACAgaaagggacccaggcgtccgggccccACGGCACCTCTCCAGCCCCCCAGCTTCCCAAGGGGCCCCAGGTGTCTGGGCCCCACGGCACCCCCCACATCCCTCCAAGGACAAAGAAGGGGCCCCAGGCACCCGGGCCCCACGGCGCCCCTGTAGCCCCATGGGGACAGAAGGGGCCTCATGCGTCCGGGCCCCACGGCGCCCCAGTAGCCCCATGGGCTCAGAAAGGCACCCAGTTGTCTGGGCCCCACGGcagccctccagccccccaactTCCCGAGGGGCcccaggcgtccgggccccCCGGCACCCCTCCGGCCCCCCAACTTCCCGagagccccccggccccccggccccccagcccctcgccggcggggggggacggggatcTGGGGGCGCTGGGgcgggagctgggggtgctgctgggggggcacccgggggggCTGTCGCTCTTCCAGCTGCGGGCGGCCTACCGCGCCGCCTTCCAGCGCCCGCTGCCCCTgggcgccgccgcctccgcccgccTGCGCCTGCGCCAGCTGCCCCACGTCCTGCGCCTGCGGGGCTGCGGCGTCCAGACCCGcgtcctgccccacggcacgggggcgcggccggggggcggccccACGGCGCGGGGGGCGCCCGGCgaggggacccccagggccgCCTCTCCGGGGCGGGACGCGTCCCCTCCGCCGTCCCCGACGCCGGACGTGTCCCCCGGCGGTGTCGCTGCCCGGGATGCGTCCCCGTCCCTGGTCACCTCTCCTGACGTGGCCCCTCCTGTGTCCCCCGGCGGCGTCACCACCCGAGgcgtgtccccgtccctggtCCCCTCCCGTGTCACCCCCTGGGACGCGTCCCCTcctgtgtccccgtccctggtCACCTCCCATGTCACCCCCTGGGACGCGTCCCCTcctgtgtccccgtccctggtCACCTCCCGTGTCACCCCCTGGGACGCGTCCCCGTCCCTGGTCACCTCCCACGACATGTCCCCTCCTGTGTCCCCTTTTGCATCCCCAGGCGGTGTCACCACCCGAGACACGTCCCTATCCCTGGTCACCTCCCCTGACGTGTCCCCTcctgtgtccccgtccctggtCACCTCCCGTGTCACCCACTGGGatgtgtccccatccctggtcACCTCCCCCGACGTGTCCCCTCCTGTGTCCCCCTTTGCGTCCCCAGGCGGTGTCACCACCCAAGGCGTGTCCCTATCCCTGGTCACCTCCCGTGTCACCCACTGGGACGTGTCCCCTcctgtgtccccgtccctggtCACCTCCCGAGTCACCCACTGGGACGCGTTCCCGTCCCTGGTCacctcccccgtgtcccctcctgtgtccccgtccctggtCACCTCCCGTGTCACCCGCTGGGACGCGTCCCCATCCCTGGTCGCCTCCCCCGACGTGTCCCCTCCCATGTCCCCTTTTGCGTCCCCAGGCAGTGTCACCACCCGAGACACATCCCTATCCCTGGTCACCTCCCACGACATGTCCCCTCCTGTGTCCCCCTTTGCGTCCCCAGGCGGTGTCACCACCCGAGgcgtgtccccgtccctggtCCCCTCCCGTGTCACCCACTGGGACGTGTCCCCTcctgtgtccccgtccctggtCACCTCCCGTGTCACCCGCTGGGACGCGTCCCCGTCCCTGGTCACCTCCCCCGACGTGTCccctcccgtgtccccagccagcGTCACCCCCCCGGACGCGTCCCCTCTTGCGTCCCCAACCTTTGTCACCGGCCGCGCCTggtcccccgccccccgggctGTCCCCCGCCCTGGGCC CAATAAAGCGCTGTGA
- the RPL28 gene encoding large ribosomal subunit protein eL28 produces the protein MSSHLQWMVVRNCSSFLIKRNNQTYSTEPNNLKARNSFRYNGLIHRKTVGVEPAPDGKGIVVVLKKRAGQRKPASSYNRVTIHRDARATLGSVRHLIRKDKYRRDLRMAALRRASAILRSQKPVVVKKKRVRAAKAPEPPK, from the exons ATGTCGTCCCACCTGCAGTGGATGGTGGTGCGGAACTGCTCCAGCTTCCTCATCAAGCGGAACAACCAGACCTACAGCACC GAGCCGAACAATCTGAAGGCCCGCAATTCCTTCCGCTACAACGGGCTGATCCACCGCAAGACCGTGGGGGTGGAACCGGCCCCCGACGGCAAAGGCATCGTGGTGGTGCTGAAGAAACGCGCCG ggcAGCGCAAACCCGCCAGCTCCTACAACCGGGTGACGATCCACCGCGACGCCCGGGCCACCCTGGGCAGCGTCCGGCACCTCATCCGCAAGGACAAGTACCGGCGGGACCTGCGCATG GCCGCCCTGCGCCGGGCCAGCGCCATCCTGCGCAGCCAGAAGCCGGTGGTGGTGAAGAAGAAGAGGGTCCGGGCGGCGAAggcccctgagccccccaaatAA
- the RCVRN gene encoding recoverin yields MGNARSGALSKEILEDLKASTRYSEEELCRWYESFQRQCPDGRISRAEFEKIYGTFFPNSEPQGYARHVFRSFDTNDDGTLDFREYIIALHLTSSGKTHLKLEWAFSLFDVDRNGEISKNEVLEIITAIFKMIPPEEQKLLPEDENSPQKRADKLWGYFRKGENDKLAEGEFIDGVMKNDAIMRLIQYEPKK; encoded by the exons ATGGGGAACGCTCGGAGCGGGGCCTTGTCCAAGGAGATCTTGGAGGACCTGAAGGCCAGCACGCGCTACTCCGAGGAGGAGCTGTGCCGCTGGTACGAGAGCTTCCAGCGCCAGTGTCCCGACGGGCGCATCAGCCGCGCCGAGTTCGAGAAGATCTACGGCACCTTCTTCCCCAACTCGGAGCCGCAGGGCTACGCCCGCCACGTCTTCCGCAGCTTCGACACCAACGACGACGGCACCTTGGATTTTCGGGAGTACATCATCGCCCTCCACCTCACCTCCTCGGGGAAGACCCACCTCAAGTTGGAGTGGGCTTTCTCCCTCTTTGACGTGGATCGGAACGGGGAGATCAGCAAGAACGAGGTGTTGGAGATCATCACG GCCATCTTCAAGATGATCCCGCCCGaggagcagaagctgctgcccgAGGACGAGAACAGCCCCCAGAAGCGGGCGGACAAACTCTGGGGGTACTTCCGGAAGGGGGAGAACG aCAAGCTGGCGGAGGGGGAGTTCATCGACGGCGTCATGAAGAACGACGCCATCATGCGCCTCATCCAGTACGAGCCCAAGAAATAG
- the UBE2S gene encoding LOW QUALITY PROTEIN: ubiquitin-conjugating enzyme E2 S (The sequence of the model RefSeq protein was modified relative to this genomic sequence to represent the inferred CDS: inserted 3 bases in 2 codons) — MDDPASRLSGEVPPSPANLLPPSIGCRARQSFLLKPLPAPPLSADRYGANNAPPPRPSASARLATFAFRTHQSPLTSLPSPLSSLARSPPPPLSPAADWLAEPRAGAWQNSNVENLXPHILRLVYKEVSLLSSDPPDGIKLFPNEEDITDVQVTIEGPEGTPYAGGLFRMKLVLGKEFPAAPPKGFFLTKIFHPNVGPSGEICVNVLKRDWRAELGIRHVLLTIKCLLIHPNPESALNEEAGRLLLEDYEEYAARARLLTEIHARGPRAPGPPAAPPPPPPGPAXPEGPMAKKHAGDRDKKLTAKKKSDKKRALRRL; from the exons ATGGACGACCCCGCATCCCGGCTCTCGGGGGAAGTCCCGCCTTCCCCGGCGAACCTTCTCCCGCCTTCTATTGGCTGCCGCGCCCGCCAATCGTTCCTTTTAAAacccctcccggccccgccccttTCCGCCGACCGTTACGGCGCAAACaacgcgccgccgccccgcccctccgctTCCGCCCGCCTCGCGACCTTCGCCTTCCGAACCCACCAATCCCCGCtcacctccctcccttcccccctctcctcaTTGGCCCGCTCCCCACCCCCGCCTCTCTCTCCCGCCGCCGATTGGCTTGCG gAGCCCCGCGCAGGCGCCTGGCAG aactcgAACGTGGAGAACC CCCCCCACATCCTCCGCCTGGTCTACAAGGAGGTGTCGCTGCTCAGCTCCGACCCCCCCGACGGCATCAAGCTCTTCCCCAACGAGGAAGACATCACCGACGTCCAGGTCACCATCGAGGGGCCCG AGGGCACCCCCTACGCGGGGGGGCTTTTCCGGATGAAGCTGGTGTTGGGGAAGGAATTCCCGGCCGCCCCCCCCAAAGGATTTTTTCTCACTAAAATCTTTCACCCCAACGTGGGACCCAGCGGCGAAATCTGCGTCAACGTCCTGAAACGGGACTGGAGAGCCGAGCTGGGGATCCGGCACGTGCTGCTG ACCATCAAATGCCTCCTGATCCACCCCAACCCCGAGTCGGCGCTGAACGAGGAGGCCGggcggctgctgctggaggattACGAGGAATacgccgcccgcgcccgcctGCTGACCGAGATCCACGCCCggggcccccgcgcccccggaCCCCCGGCGGCGCCTCCACCtccgccccccggccccgc ccccgagGGACCCATGGCCAAAAAGCACGCGGGCGACCGGGACAAGAAGCTGACGGCCAAGAAGAAAAGCGATAAGAAACGAGCCCTGCGGCGGCTttga